The following proteins are encoded in a genomic region of Arachis stenosperma cultivar V10309 chromosome 4, arast.V10309.gnm1.PFL2, whole genome shotgun sequence:
- the LOC130976360 gene encoding O-fucosyltransferase 23-like: MLWMERFNFKISSNSISLKCVFVLVAVLILRALLLPSIPGLVGRAEWGNIVYIRNDSQSGIAVRQDNKFLEVPQIVWGLNNQKIAFARACLTARMLNRTLLMPSLSASLFYKEIDLLQPISFDKVFQFQKFNELCNGFVRLGRYSDLSNPTQVLELQKGSGRKWTLERDLEQLREHSKGKFDNYQVIRIIGKNPFLWHDHWPVRDYAKVFECLVLVDEFANEADRVVSRIRAVSLQPLPYVAVHMRVEIDWMIHCKKLEQRLNTNQICSSKDEIIQRVANIEGLKTPAVVYLAVADKLLQNSSVLESWGEGFLPFEKKKLGVEGIYSKYPYLIQSAIDYEVCLRADIFVGNSFSTFSSLIVLERTQKMIKKGESGTNNITWPSYAYNIKGESNGPKRWITNMSDLNLQAISYGTTHISS; this comes from the coding sequence ATGCTTTGGATGGAAAGGTTTAACTTTAAGATATCATCAAATTCCATAAGCTTGAAATGTGTGTTTGTGCTTGTTGCTGTTTTGATTCTTAGAGCATTGTTGCTTCCTTCAATCCCTGGCTTAGTTGGCAGGGCTGAATGGGGCAACATTGTTTATATTCGCAATGATTCGCAGTCTGGAATCGCAGTTAGGCAAGACAATAAGTTCTTGGAGGTTCCTCAGATTGTGTGGGGACTAAACAACCAGAAGATTGCATTTGCAAGGGCTTGTCTCACTGCTCGAATGCTCAACCGAACTCTCTTAATGCCTAGTCTTAGTGCCTCTCTGTTTTACAAAGAGATTGATCTCTTGCAACCCATTTCATTTGACAAGGTTTTCCAATTTCAAAAGTTTAATGAACTTTGCAATGGCTTTGTCCGGTTGGGGAGATACTCGGATCTCTCGAATCCAACACAAGTTCTTGAATTGCAGAAAGGGAGTGGTAGAAAGTGGACATTGGAGAGGGATTTGGAACAATTGAGAGAGCATAGCAAAGGGAAATTCGATAACTATCAAGTGATTCGAATAATTGGGAAGAATCCATTCCTATGGCACGATCACTGGCCGGTGAGGGACTATGCTAAGGTTTTTGAGTGCTTGGTTTTGGTGGATGAGTTTGCTAATGAAGCAGATAGAGTTGTGTCTAGGATTAGAGCAGTTTCATTGCAGCCTCTACCATATGTTGCTGTCCACATGAGAGTAGAAATTGATTGGATGATTCATTGTAAGAAATTGGAACAGAGGCTAAACACAAATCAAATTTGTAGCAGCAAGGATGAAATCATTCAAAGAGTTGCTAACATTGAAGGTTTGAAGACTCCAGCCGTTGTTTACCTCGCCGTAGCCGATAAACTCCTTCAAAATTCTTCGGTGTTGGAAAGTTGGGGAGAAGGATTTCTACCATTTGAGAAGAAGAAACTTGGTGTGGAAGGAATTTATAGCAAATATCCATATCTGATCCAATCTGCAATTGACTATGAAGTTTGTTTGAGGGCTGATATCTTTGTTGGGAACAGTTTCTCTACATTTTCAAGTCTCATAGTTCTTGAGAGAACTCAGAAGATGATCAAAAAGGGTGAAAGTGGAACCAACAACATAACATGGCCTTCATATGCATATAACATAAAAGGAGAATCAAATGGCCCCAAGAGATGGATCACAAACATGTCTGATTTAAACCTTCAAGCAATTAGCTATGGCACTACTCACATATCTTCTTGA